A window of Apium graveolens cultivar Ventura chromosome 8, ASM990537v1, whole genome shotgun sequence contains these coding sequences:
- the LOC141676669 gene encoding putative F-box protein At1g32420 — protein MGSVSRDIPEDVITVILSRLPVKSLLRCKSVCKSWLSVISNPGFIKSHLHNAIIASRKIPKIANILDPGQFLEMQDLSFTCPVHIDLIVMPRLLYEALLVPRVIGCCNGIICLCDMSATSVYFWNPCIRQCMKIPSPPIYEGLGASINFGYDLINNDYKLFIINYSHSSDQSSIIQVYSANAGSWREFDARIKQNWMGNTSGNTTVKGVLYIQCSEGLMLFNWHKEVIVLVSFPSFTQRRLSPAMNFEGYVAMFFQCVDDESVYLWTLDDVSGQMTWRRRQCVKGNHPGSSLCLTLYLGAGLFYGRKLISPHYHNVLYDYVKNVTKICGPLCLSNNIALGYTESLVSLQGFQQVE, from the coding sequence ATGGGCAGTGTGAGCAGAGATATACCAGAAGATGTTATCACCGTTATACTTTCGAGACTTCCGGTGAAATCATTGCTTAGATGCAAGTCAGTCTGCAAGTCATGGCTCTCCGTAATCTCGAACCCTGGTTTTATTAAATCTCATCTGCATAATGCCATCATCGCTTCCCGAAAAATTCCCAAAATTGCCAATATATTAGATCCTGGTCAATTTCTTGAGATGCAAGATTTGTCCTTCACTTGTCCTGTGCACATTGACCTCATTGTAATGCCTCGTCTTCTCTACGAAGCTCTCCTCGTACCTCGTGTTATTGGTTGCTGTAATGGCATTATCTGTCTCTGTGATATGTCTGCTACAAGTGTGTATTTCTGGAATCCATGTATCCGGCAATGCATGAAAATTCCTTCACCCCCGATATACGAAGGTCTTGGTGCTTCTATTAACTTTGGTTATGATTTGATTAATAATGACTACAAGCTCTTTATAATAAACTACAGTCACAGTAGTGATCAATCATCAATAATTCAGGTTTATTCTGCAAATGCTGGTTCTTGGAGAGAATTTGATGCTCGTATTAAACAAAACTGGATGGGCAACACTAGCGGTAATACTACTGTGAAAGGTGTTCTATATATTCAGTGTAGTGAAGGGCTAATGTTATTTAATTGGCATAAAGAAGTTATAGTACTAGTTTCATTCCCTAGCTTTACTCAAAGAAGATTGTCTCCTGCTATGAATTTCGAAGGTTATGTTGCTATGTTCTTTCAATGTGTTGATGATGAATCAGTTTATTTATGGACATTGGACGACGTTTCTGGCCAGATGACTTGGAGAAGAAGGCAATGTGTCAAGGGAAATCATCCAGGATCATCGTTATGCTTAACTCTTTATTTAGGCGCAGGACTGTTCTATGGAAGAAAGCTAATCAGTCCACATTACCATAATGTCTTGTATGACTATGTGAAGAATGTGACTAAAATTTGCGGGCCTTTATGTCTGAGCAATAATATAGCTCTCGGATACACAGAATCACTTGTTTCATTGCAGGGGTTTCAACAAGTGGAGTAG
- the LOC141680905 gene encoding uncharacterized protein LOC141680905 has protein sequence MKSSENIVEFVTRLKVVTNEMKRNDECLDDVRVMEKLLCSLTRKFDYAVTSIEESKDLSTISIDELVGSLQAHEQRMNQYDDTSHLEKALQSKVSIGDSSRSSSSVRGKGGFRGGSRGGRGRGRQSFNKGQNSEGYQSSGRGQNFRGRGRGAFQRAVKEDKDVETAMFLTYKGDEENKKNVWYLDSGASNHMTGHKDLFTEIDETISGEVTFGDSSKIPVKGKGTITIVPNNDEKKVYK, from the exons atgaagagttcTGAAAATATTGTTGAATTTGTTACCCGCTTGAAAGTCGTGACAAATGAGATGAAAAGAAATGATGAATGTCTCGACGATGTTCGGGTCATGGAAAAACTACTTTGTTCGCTGACAAGAAAATTTGATTATGCTGTTACATCCATCGAGGAGTCAAAAGATCTGTCCACAATTTCAATTGACGAGCTCGTAGGTTCTCTTCAAGCCCATGAGCAACGaatgaaccagtatgatgatACAAGCCATCTGGAGAAGGCGTTGCAAAGTAAAGTATCCATTGGCGACAGTTCTAGAAGTAGCAGTTCTGTACGTGGCAAAGGTGGCTTTAGAGGTGGCTCCCGAGGTGGACGAGGTCGTGGAAGGCAGTCTTTCAACAAAGGCCAGAATTCTGAAGGTTATCAATCATCTGGTCGTGGTCAGAATTTTAGAGGCCGAGGAAGAGGTGCATTTCAACGAG CAGTAAAAGAAGATAAAGATGTTGAAACTGCTATGTTCCTCACTTATAAAGGAGACGAGGAGAACAagaagaatgtttggtatcttgactcagGAGCCAGCAATCACATGACTGGTCATAAAGATTTATTTACGGAGATAGACGAGACCATCAGTGGTGAAGTTACTTTTGGTGACTCGTCAAAAATTCCGGTCAAAGGAAAAGGTACAATTACGATTGTGCCAAACAATGATGAGAAAAAagtatataaatga
- the LOC141680907 gene encoding putative F-box protein At1g32420, with translation MAKLGGDIHIPEDVITIILSRLPVKSLLRNKSVCKSWLSIISKPSFIKSHLSNAIMASRNIPKIANILDPVQFLELQDLSFTCPVHIDLIAMPHLFHETLVEPQIIGCHNGIICVYDMFVSSVYFWNPSIRQCMEIPSPAIYECFRVSVNFGYDLISDDYKVLKISYLYSNELPIIQVYSAKVNSWREFQSPSVQNWMLGTSGNITVNGVLYIECSQGLISFNLHTEGLRLLSFPSIIQRKMSLAMNFEDCVAMLFQSDNDELVYLWTLNYVCGQMTWIRRHSVSGNLGSSLWLTLYLGSGLFSGVKQISSCSYDILYDYEKNVTKICGPTYLGIGIAYEYTESLVSLQGFQHVE, from the coding sequence ATGGCCAAGTTGGGTGGAGATATTCATATACCCGAAGATGTTATCACCATTATACTTTCGAGACTTCCGGTAAAATCATTGCTTAGAAACAAGTCAGTGTGCAAGTCATGGCTCTCTATAATCTCAAAACCTAGTTTTATTAAATCTCACCTGAGTAATGCCATCATGGCTTCCCGTAATATTCCCAAAATTGCAAATATATTAGATCCTGTTCAATTTCTTGAGCTGCAAGATTTGTCCTTCACTTGTCCCGTGCACATTGACCTCATTGCTATGCCACATCTTTTCCACGAAACCCTTGTCGAACCTCAGATCATTGGTTGTCATAATGGCATTATCTGTGTTTATGATATGTTTGTTTCAAGTGTGTATTTCTGGAATCCATCTATCCGGCAATGCATGGAAATTCCTTCACCCGCGATCTATGAATGTTTTCGTGTTTCTGTTAACTTCGGTTATGATTTGATCAGCGATGACTACAAGGTCCTTAAAATTAGCTATCTATATAGCAATGAATTACCGATAATTCAGGTGTATTCTGCAAAAGTTAATTCTTGGAGAGAATTTCAGTCTCCTAGTGTGCAAAACTGGATGCTCGGCACAAGTGGTAATATTACTGTGAACGGGGTTCTCTATATCGAGTGTAGTCAAGGACTAATCTCATTTAATTTGCATACAGAGGGTCTCAGACTACTTTCATTCCCTAGCATTATTCAAAGAAAGATGTCTCTTGCTATGAATTTCGAAGATTGTGTTGCTATGCTCTTTCAAAGTGATAATGATGAATTAGTTTACTTATGGACATTGAACTACGTTTGTGGCCAGATGACTTGGATTAGAAGGCACAGTGTCAGCGGAAATTTGGGATCATCGTTATGGTTAACTCTTTATTTAGGTAGCGGACTGTTTTCTGGAGTAAAGCAAATCAGTTCATGTTCCTATGATATCTTGTATGACTATGAGAAGAATGTGACAAAAATTTGTGGGCCTACATATCTGGGCATTGGTATAGCTTACGAATACACAGAATCACTTGTTTCATTGCAGGGGTTTCAACATGTAGAGTAA
- the LOC141680908 gene encoding non-functional NADPH-dependent codeinone reductase 2-like, giving the protein MPVLGLGTAADPFPAPEVVVKAVLEAIELGYRMFDTASVYQTEEALGEAISQALSLGLIKSRDEVFITSKIWCSDNYGDRVIPALQKTLQNLKMEYLDQYLIHFPVSLKPGAPYPYSPEDVVPIDLKSVWSAMEECQTLGLTKSIGVSNFTCKKLADILAFAKIPPAVNQVEMNPAWQQGKLIEYCHANGIAIAAYSPLGGPGANWGSKGVLESKVLMEIAESKGKSVAQVALRWVYEQGVVIVMKSFNRERLKQNLEIFDWELSDEESKKIAKIPQNRTVLALSFISESGPFKSLEELWDGEQ; this is encoded by the exons ATGCCAGTTTTGGGACTGGGGACAGCAGCTGATCCCTTTCCAGCACCAGAAGTTGTCGTAAAAGCAGTGCTTGAAGCAATTGAACTTGGTTACAGGATGTTTGATACTGCTTCTGTTTACCAAACAGAGGAAGCTCTTGGTGAAGCGATATCTCAAGCTCTTAGTCTTGGTCTTATCAAGTCTCGCGATGAAGTCTTTATCACATCTAAGATATGGTGCTCCGATAATTATGGCGATCGTGTCATCCCTGCCCTTCAAAAGACACTGCA GAATTTAAAGATGGAGTATCTTGATCAATATCTCATACATTTTCCGGTGAGCCTAAAGCCTGGAGCACCTTATCCATACAGCCCTGAAGATGTTGTTCCGATAGACCTCAAATCTGTTTGGTCAGCCATGGAAGAGTGCCAAACACTTGGACTTACAAAATCCATTGGTGTCAGTAATTTCACTTGCAAGAAGCTTGCTGATATTCTAGCTTTCGCTAAGATTCCTCCAGCAGTAAATCAA GTGGAGATGAACCCAGCATGGCAACAAGGGAAGCTGATAGAGTACTGTCATGCAAATGGAATCGCGATAGCTGCTTATTCTCCGCTTGGAGGACCAGGTGCCAACTGGGGAAGCAAAGGAGTGTTGGAGTCTAAGGTTCTAATGGAAATTGCAGAGTCAAAAGGAAAATCTGTAGCTCAGGTGGCTTTGAGATGGGTTTATGAGCAAGGAGTTGTCATTGTGATGAAGAGCTTCAACAGAGAGAGACTTAAGCAGAATCTCGAGATTTTCGACTGGGAATTGAGCGACGAAGAGTCCAAGAAGATTGCTAAAATCCCACAGAACAGGACGGTTCTTGCTCTGTCATTCATCTCTGAAAGTGGCCCTTTCAAGTCACTTGAGGAGCTCTGGGATGGAGAACAATAA